A section of the Mesorhizobium loti genome encodes:
- a CDS encoding dihydrofolate reductase family protein — MSKLRVNAFTLSLDGHGAGPGQTLEHPLGVGGENLHKWMVGTRTFRTMVLGQDGGTTDTNETFAARSFENVGAWILGRNMFGPIRGEWPDDKWKGWWGDNPPYHVPVFVLTHHKRAPITMEGGTTFHFITDGIHSALEQARSAAGDKDVRVGGGVDTIRQYLQEKLIDEMHLAVAPVLLGRGENLFAGLDMLKLGYRCTEQVATTLATHVTIGRA; from the coding sequence GTGTCAAAACTTCGTGTCAATGCTTTCACCCTGTCGCTCGACGGTCATGGCGCAGGGCCTGGCCAGACCCTCGAACATCCGCTCGGCGTGGGAGGCGAGAACCTGCACAAATGGATGGTCGGCACCCGCACCTTCCGCACGATGGTGCTCGGACAAGATGGCGGGACCACCGATACCAACGAGACGTTCGCGGCGCGCAGTTTCGAAAATGTCGGCGCCTGGATCCTCGGCCGCAACATGTTCGGGCCGATCCGCGGAGAATGGCCCGACGACAAGTGGAAGGGCTGGTGGGGCGACAACCCGCCCTACCATGTGCCGGTTTTCGTGCTGACGCACCACAAGCGGGCACCCATCACCATGGAAGGCGGCACGACCTTCCACTTCATCACCGACGGCATCCATTCGGCGCTCGAGCAGGCAAGGTCGGCGGCCGGCGACAAGGACGTGCGGGTGGGCGGCGGTGTCGATACCATCCGCCAGTACCTGCAGGAAAAGCTGATCGACGAGATGCACCTGGCGGTGGCGCCCGTGCTGCTTGGCAGGGGCGAGAACCTCTTTGCCGGCCTGGATATGTTGAAGCTAGGCTATCGATGCACCGAGCAGGTTGCGACGACACTTGCCACGCACGTGACGATCGGGCGGGCGTGA
- the ppk2 gene encoding polyphosphate kinase 2 yields MTELRQNSPAKDWLEAELADTLDEDYELEMSEPALSMEIAKIYKNSHPPSIDRMQYFRDLITLQSELIKLQSWVAYHKKKLVVIFEGRDSAGKGGVIKRITQRLNPRICRVVALPAPTEREKSQWYFQRYVPHLPAGGEIVLFDRSWYNRSGVERVMGFASQEQVEEFFHDVPEFERMLVRSGITVVKYWFSITDEEQQMRFLMRIHDPMKQWKLSPMDLQSRVRWEQYTKAKEETFARTNIPEAPWFIVEGNDKKRARLNCIDHLLKQMPYEEVPHEEITLPERVFNPEYERQTLPRELYVPEKY; encoded by the coding sequence ATGACCGAGCTGAGACAGAATTCTCCCGCCAAGGATTGGCTTGAAGCCGAGCTCGCCGACACGCTCGACGAAGACTATGAGCTTGAAATGTCGGAGCCGGCGCTGTCGATGGAGATCGCCAAGATCTACAAGAACTCGCATCCGCCTTCGATCGATCGCATGCAGTATTTTCGCGACCTGATCACCTTGCAGTCCGAATTGATCAAGCTGCAGTCCTGGGTCGCTTATCACAAGAAGAAGCTGGTGGTGATTTTCGAGGGCCGTGACTCTGCCGGCAAGGGCGGCGTCATCAAGCGCATCACGCAGCGGCTCAATCCGCGCATCTGCCGCGTCGTGGCACTTCCGGCGCCGACCGAACGCGAGAAGTCGCAATGGTATTTCCAGCGCTATGTCCCGCATCTGCCGGCTGGCGGTGAGATCGTGCTGTTCGACCGCTCCTGGTACAATCGCTCCGGCGTCGAACGAGTGATGGGCTTTGCCTCGCAGGAGCAGGTCGAGGAGTTCTTCCACGACGTGCCGGAGTTCGAGCGCATGCTGGTGCGTTCAGGCATCACCGTGGTCAAGTACTGGTTCTCGATCACCGACGAGGAGCAGCAGATGCGCTTCCTGATGCGCATCCACGATCCGATGAAGCAATGGAAGCTGTCGCCGATGGATCTGCAATCGCGCGTACGCTGGGAGCAGTACACCAAGGCCAAGGAGGAAACCTTCGCCCGCACCAACATTCCGGAGGCGCCCTGGTTCATCGTCGAGGGCAACGACAAGAAGCGCGCGCGGCTGAACTGCATCGACCATCTGCTCAAGCAGATGCCTTACGAAGAGGTGCCGCACGAGGAGATCACGCTGCCCGAGCGTGTCTTCAATCCCGAATACGAGCGCCAGACATTGCCGCGCGAACTCTACGTGCCGGAGAAGTATTGA
- a CDS encoding aldo/keto reductase, which produces MEYRTLGRSGLKVSTLTLGTMTFGGTGPFAAVGNSDLTEAKRMIDMCIDAGINLIDTANVYSNGLSEEIIGEALGGKRKNDVLIASKARMRIGGGPNDEGLSRHHLIRECEKSLKRLKTDVIDIYFVHQWDGLTPVEETVAALDTLVGQGKVRYIGCSNWSGWQVMKALSISDSRHQQRFVTQQIHYTLEAREAEYELLPISVDQGLGVLVWSPLAGGLLSGKYRRDSPTARQLAGWSEPPIRDEDRLWRIVDVLVEIGKARGVSAAQVALAWLLGRPAVSSLVIGARNDTQLKDNLAAAALELNAEERQRLDAVSRPPLLYPYWHQQLTAKDRFGPADMVLDRSVI; this is translated from the coding sequence ATGGAATACCGCACCCTTGGCCGTTCCGGCCTGAAGGTTTCGACATTGACTTTGGGCACCATGACGTTCGGCGGCACCGGGCCCTTCGCCGCGGTGGGCAACAGCGATCTTACCGAAGCCAAGCGGATGATCGACATGTGCATCGACGCCGGCATCAACCTCATCGACACCGCCAATGTCTATTCAAACGGGCTGTCGGAGGAGATCATCGGCGAGGCACTCGGCGGCAAGCGCAAGAACGACGTGCTGATCGCGTCCAAGGCGCGCATGCGGATCGGCGGCGGTCCGAACGACGAAGGCCTGTCGCGCCACCATCTGATCCGTGAATGCGAAAAGAGCCTGAAGCGGCTGAAGACCGACGTCATCGACATCTATTTCGTCCACCAGTGGGATGGTCTTACCCCGGTCGAGGAAACGGTGGCCGCGCTCGACACCTTGGTCGGCCAAGGCAAGGTGCGCTATATCGGCTGCTCCAACTGGTCCGGCTGGCAGGTGATGAAGGCGCTCTCCATCAGCGACAGCCGTCACCAGCAACGCTTCGTCACCCAGCAGATCCACTATACGCTGGAAGCACGCGAGGCCGAATATGAACTGCTGCCGATCTCGGTCGACCAGGGACTGGGCGTGCTGGTCTGGAGCCCGCTCGCCGGCGGCTTGCTGTCCGGCAAATACCGCCGCGACAGCCCGACCGCGCGCCAGCTCGCGGGCTGGTCCGAGCCGCCGATCCGGGACGAGGATCGGCTCTGGCGGATCGTGGATGTGCTGGTGGAGATCGGCAAGGCTCGCGGCGTCTCGGCGGCGCAGGTGGCACTTGCGTGGCTGCTCGGCCGCCCCGCCGTCTCCTCGCTGGTGATCGGCGCCCGCAACGATACCCAACTCAAGGACAATCTCGCCGCGGCAGCCCTGGAGCTCAACGCCGAAGAACGCCAGCGCCTCGACGCGGTCAGCCGCCCGCCCCTGCTCTACCCCTACTGGCACCAGCAATTGACGGCAAAGGATCGCTTCGGCCCCGCCGATATGGTTCTTGACCGCAGCGTCATCTGA
- a CDS encoding glycosyl transferase family 90: MAGIKRTTQKVFYYARNVMRDIAPQALFRRRLADRLEQARLSDEAVRRRLNDYNKLQDAFVPGPDAVRIDKMPFEPSMYYYDLKEFARYFDPSLLLDVEFGDVIGVPKVPTLVKDRPIHTDNGNAVILKFNKFRHFYMPADAVAFADKLPVVIWRGDLNNPIRTRFLDAARDLPFCDVGSHKRSAPAEYSKPFLSIRQHLRYRYIVSLEGNDVATNLKWIMNSNSLCLMPPPTYETWFAESRLEANVHYVPLDPDFADLGEKVRYFERHPAQAERIVAAANAYCRTFSNERDEQAVSLLVLYKYFVLSGQIEPDRQLWHFIEG; encoded by the coding sequence ATGGCCGGCATAAAAAGAACGACGCAGAAGGTTTTCTATTACGCGCGAAACGTCATGCGCGATATCGCGCCACAGGCACTCTTCCGACGACGGCTGGCGGACCGCCTGGAGCAGGCCAGGCTTTCGGACGAGGCCGTGCGCCGGCGGTTGAATGACTACAACAAGCTGCAGGACGCCTTTGTGCCTGGCCCGGATGCGGTGCGCATCGACAAGATGCCGTTCGAGCCGAGCATGTACTATTACGACCTGAAGGAGTTTGCCCGCTATTTCGACCCGTCATTGCTTCTCGACGTGGAGTTCGGCGACGTCATCGGGGTGCCGAAGGTGCCGACGCTCGTCAAGGACCGGCCGATCCATACGGACAATGGCAATGCGGTCATTCTGAAGTTCAACAAGTTCCGCCACTTCTACATGCCCGCCGACGCAGTCGCCTTCGCCGACAAGCTGCCGGTCGTGATCTGGCGCGGCGATCTCAACAATCCGATCAGGACGCGGTTCCTGGACGCGGCGCGTGACCTGCCATTCTGCGACGTAGGTTCACACAAGCGAAGTGCGCCGGCCGAGTACAGCAAGCCCTTTCTCAGCATCCGCCAACACTTGCGCTACCGCTATATCGTCTCGCTCGAGGGCAATGACGTGGCGACCAACCTCAAATGGATCATGAATTCGAACTCGCTGTGCCTGATGCCGCCGCCGACCTACGAGACGTGGTTCGCGGAGAGCCGGCTCGAAGCCAACGTCCACTATGTGCCGCTCGATCCGGATTTCGCCGACCTTGGCGAAAAGGTTCGCTATTTCGAACGGCATCCGGCGCAGGCCGAGCGTATTGTTGCCGCGGCCAATGCCTACTGCCGGACATTCTCCAATGAGCGGGACGAGCAGGCTGTCTCCCTGCTCGTGCTCTATAAATATTTCGTGCTCAGCGGCCAGATCGAGCCCGATCGCCAACTCTGGCACTTCATCGAGGGCTAG
- a CDS encoding glycosyl transferase family 90 produces MATIARTSAKVFYYARNVARDVIPQALFRRRLAVRLEKARLSDETARRRVNYYNKLQDGFAPSANAMRISKLPFTPTMYYYDLKEFARYFDPGLLIDLEFGDVRNVPKVPTIVKDRPIRDDDKNAVIMKLDKFRHFQMPADAISFADKLPVVVWRGDLNNPIRTRFLKAVRDLPFCDAGSHKPNAPAEYAKPFLSISQHQRYRYIVSLEGNDVATNLKWILSSKSLCLMPPPTYETWFAERQLEPNVHYVPLEADFSDLAEHVAYFERNPEKAERITAAANAYCRTFGHEQTEQAISLLVLYKYFVLSGQIKPDAEVWRCITG; encoded by the coding sequence ATGGCCACAATTGCGCGGACGTCGGCAAAGGTTTTCTATTATGCGCGAAACGTCGCGCGCGATGTCATTCCACAAGCCTTGTTTCGCCGCAGACTGGCCGTCCGCCTCGAAAAGGCCAGGCTTTCCGACGAGACGGCGCGCCGGCGGGTGAATTACTACAACAAGCTGCAGGATGGCTTCGCCCCAAGCGCCAATGCCATGCGCATCAGCAAACTGCCCTTCACGCCGACCATGTATTATTACGACCTGAAGGAGTTCGCCCGCTACTTCGACCCCGGATTGCTGATCGATCTCGAATTCGGCGACGTCAGGAATGTGCCGAAGGTGCCGACGATCGTGAAGGACCGGCCGATCCGCGATGACGACAAGAACGCGGTCATCATGAAGCTCGACAAGTTTCGTCACTTCCAGATGCCGGCTGACGCCATCTCGTTCGCCGACAAGCTGCCTGTCGTGGTCTGGCGCGGCGATCTCAACAATCCGATCAGGACGAGATTTCTGAAGGCGGTGCGCGACCTGCCGTTCTGCGATGCCGGCTCGCACAAGCCGAACGCTCCGGCCGAATACGCCAAGCCGTTTCTCAGCATCAGCCAGCACCAGCGCTACCGCTACATCGTCTCGCTTGAGGGCAATGATGTCGCGACCAACCTCAAATGGATCTTGAGCTCGAAGTCGCTCTGCCTGATGCCGCCGCCGACATACGAGACATGGTTCGCCGAGCGACAGCTCGAGCCCAATGTCCACTATGTGCCGCTCGAAGCTGATTTCTCGGACCTTGCCGAACATGTGGCCTATTTCGAACGCAACCCGGAGAAGGCGGAGCGTATCACCGCGGCTGCGAACGCCTATTGCCGGACCTTTGGGCACGAACAGACCGAACAGGCGATCTCCCTGCTGGTGCTGTACAAATATTTTGTGCTCAGCGGCCAGATCAAGCCGGATGCCGAGGTCTGGCGCTGCATAACGGGCTAG
- a CDS encoding DUF982 domain-containing protein, producing MENNRFETPVTVKSVTAGSTQLLRTAREASDYLLNSWPGKRSPKHRAALQACHDALAGDKPAMNARRAFIAAAREVDVFISDKAPA from the coding sequence ATGGAAAACAACCGATTTGAAACACCCGTGACCGTCAAGTCCGTCACGGCGGGAAGCACTCAGCTCTTGCGCACGGCCCGCGAGGCTTCCGATTACCTCCTCAACAGCTGGCCCGGCAAGCGCAGTCCCAAGCATCGCGCGGCGCTGCAGGCTTGCCACGATGCGCTGGCCGGCGACAAGCCGGCCATGAATGCCAGGCGCGCCTTTATCGCCGCGGCGCGGGAAGTGGACGTTTTTATCAGCGACAAGGCGCCCGCCTGA
- a CDS encoding GntR family transcriptional regulator: MSQMQNVERQLREMILGLEIGPGEKLTERWIEGRFGASRTPVRAALLRLETEGLVGRDGRGWTVSPINLAELEQIAVYREAVEVAAVRLTCMHAESSAIDVIEAMLDSCDENTPREEWHRVGMDFHIELARLSGNEFLFRAVRDAMTRLSRARWLEVRDEAALGRAWAEHRAILAAARLGEADEAARRLSAHIVGSRDRLVTSLANDRRGLRARGFAVVAA; the protein is encoded by the coding sequence ATGTCGCAGATGCAGAATGTCGAACGACAGTTGCGGGAGATGATCCTGGGGCTCGAGATCGGCCCAGGCGAGAAATTGACCGAGCGTTGGATCGAAGGGCGCTTCGGCGCCTCGCGCACACCGGTCAGGGCGGCACTTCTGCGGCTGGAGACCGAGGGGCTGGTTGGCAGGGATGGCCGTGGCTGGACGGTGTCGCCGATCAACCTTGCCGAGCTCGAGCAGATCGCCGTCTATCGCGAAGCTGTCGAGGTCGCGGCCGTGCGGCTGACATGCATGCACGCCGAAAGCAGCGCCATCGATGTCATCGAGGCGATGCTCGATTCCTGCGACGAAAACACGCCGCGCGAGGAATGGCACCGTGTCGGCATGGATTTTCACATCGAGCTGGCGCGCCTGTCGGGCAACGAATTCCTGTTCAGGGCAGTGCGCGATGCCATGACGCGCCTGTCGCGGGCCCGCTGGTTGGAGGTGCGTGACGAGGCGGCTCTGGGACGCGCCTGGGCCGAACACCGTGCCATTCTGGCGGCGGCCCGCCTTGGCGAGGCCGACGAAGCGGCGCGTCGGCTTTCGGCCCATATCGTCGGCAGCCGCGACCGGCTGGTGACGTCGCTCGCCAACGATCGACGCGGTCTTCGCGCCAGGGGATTTGCCGTCGTCGCCGCTTGA
- a CDS encoding multidrug efflux MFS transporter, protein MAQEDTQQGGYNIHWRRNLAVCFAGSFSTLIAMTLLLPFLPLYVEQLGAQGHAAIVQWSGIAYGATFFAAALVAPLWGRLGDRYGRKVMLVRASFGMAICMSLTGMVETVWQLVLLRLLIGFAGGYSSGSTILVAMQTPKDRSGWALGVLSAGITAGSLVGPLLGGALPPIIGIRATFLLSGGVIFLAFLATTFLIKETQRARPATAASAAKPKSGWSQIPDKRPVVAMLTTGMLLAFATMSIEPIITVYVQQLIEDQSRVTMIAGVVMSATALGTILSASWLGKLADRVGHWNVVVGALAVSALLLIPQAFVSNGWQLIGLRFLMGLALGGLLPCITSVIRHNIPDGVGGNVLGLAISAQYVGQVAGPLSGGFVGGHFGMRSVFLATSVLMAGGAAYNWIVQSRRTRHMALEASES, encoded by the coding sequence ATGGCACAGGAAGATACGCAACAGGGCGGCTACAACATTCACTGGCGGCGCAATCTCGCCGTCTGTTTCGCCGGCTCGTTCAGCACACTCATCGCCATGACGCTGCTGTTGCCTTTTCTGCCGCTCTATGTCGAGCAGCTCGGCGCGCAAGGCCATGCGGCGATCGTGCAGTGGTCCGGCATCGCCTACGGCGCCACCTTCTTCGCCGCGGCCCTGGTCGCGCCGCTGTGGGGACGGCTGGGCGACCGCTACGGCCGCAAGGTGATGCTGGTGCGCGCCAGCTTCGGCATGGCGATCTGCATGTCGCTGACGGGCATGGTCGAGACGGTCTGGCAACTGGTGCTGCTGCGCCTGCTGATCGGGTTTGCCGGCGGCTATTCATCGGGTTCGACCATACTGGTGGCCATGCAGACGCCCAAGGACCGTTCCGGCTGGGCGCTCGGCGTCCTGTCCGCGGGAATCACGGCGGGTTCACTTGTCGGTCCCCTGCTCGGCGGTGCGCTGCCGCCGATCATCGGCATTCGCGCCACGTTCCTGTTGTCCGGCGGCGTCATCTTCCTTGCCTTCCTGGCGACCACGTTCCTCATCAAGGAGACCCAGCGAGCGAGGCCGGCCACGGCAGCGTCGGCGGCAAAGCCGAAAAGCGGCTGGTCGCAGATCCCGGACAAGCGCCCCGTCGTGGCCATGCTGACAACCGGCATGCTACTAGCCTTCGCCACAATGTCGATCGAGCCGATCATCACCGTCTATGTACAGCAACTCATAGAGGACCAGAGCCGGGTGACGATGATCGCGGGCGTGGTGATGTCGGCGACGGCGCTGGGCACTATCCTGTCGGCATCCTGGCTCGGCAAGCTCGCGGATCGTGTCGGCCACTGGAATGTCGTCGTCGGAGCGCTGGCCGTATCGGCCCTGCTGCTTATCCCGCAGGCCTTCGTCAGCAATGGCTGGCAACTGATCGGCCTGCGCTTTCTGATGGGACTGGCGCTGGGTGGCCTGCTGCCCTGCATCACCAGCGTCATCCGCCACAACATCCCCGACGGGGTCGGCGGCAATGTGCTTGGGCTGGCCATCTCGGCGCAGTATGTCGGGCAGGTCGCGGGACCACTATCCGGTGGTTTCGTCGGCGGTCACTTCGGAATGCGCTCGGTGTTTCTCGCGACATCGGTGCTGATGGCTGGCGGTGCCGCCTACAACTGGATTGTCCAGTCGCGGCGCACACGGCATATGGCGTTGGAAGCGAGCGAGTCCTGA
- a CDS encoding DUF423 domain-containing protein — MNSSEPTASPTLVFAGGLVGAAGVALSAAAAHLGGAFTGTAASFLLMHAPVFLAVGLAGANRFLRIASVALLAGLLLFAGDLLARDFLGSRLFAMSAPIGGTLLIAGWLGIAISALIRRRS; from the coding sequence ATGAATTCCTCCGAACCGACAGCCAGCCCTACCCTCGTGTTTGCCGGCGGTCTCGTCGGCGCGGCAGGCGTGGCGCTGTCAGCTGCCGCCGCGCATCTCGGCGGCGCCTTCACCGGCACGGCCGCGTCGTTCCTCTTGATGCACGCGCCTGTCTTCCTCGCCGTCGGCCTCGCCGGCGCGAATCGCTTTCTGCGGATCGCCAGCGTCGCCTTGCTTGCCGGGCTCCTGCTTTTCGCGGGCGATCTACTTGCCCGCGATTTCCTGGGCTCGAGGCTGTTTGCGATGTCGGCGCCGATTGGAGGCACTTTGCTCATCGCCGGCTGGCTGGGGATAGCGATATCCGCCCTGATACGTCGGCGTTCCTAG